A window of the Acidobacteriota bacterium genome harbors these coding sequences:
- a CDS encoding glucose 1-dehydrogenase produces MRFAHQIAIVTGGGGEIGRATALRLAREGAAIAVVDCNLAQAEKVAAEIAKADNQAFAHQADVSQRADVEAMLAAVLARYGRVNVLCNIAGIAPSAPFLETTDDDWHATLDVNLTGVFLCSQVVARQMVNQGLGGAIVNMASTNGLVGEIGLTPYNSSKFGVVGMTMTLALELAPYNIRVNAAAPGMIATKLSRAVLDADPVLGQAYLRDKIPMARFGTPDEVAAVVAFLASEDASFVTGHALVVDGGQLTF; encoded by the coding sequence ATGCGTTTTGCTCATCAAATCGCCATCGTCACTGGCGGCGGCGGTGAAATCGGACGCGCTACGGCGTTGCGGCTTGCCCGCGAAGGCGCGGCTATTGCTGTGGTGGATTGCAATCTTGCCCAAGCCGAAAAGGTCGCTGCCGAAATCGCCAAAGCAGACAACCAGGCTTTTGCGCATCAAGCCGACGTTTCTCAACGCGCGGACGTCGAAGCGATGCTCGCTGCCGTACTCGCACGTTATGGCCGCGTCAATGTGCTCTGCAACATCGCGGGCATCGCGCCTTCTGCGCCTTTTCTCGAAACGACCGATGATGACTGGCACGCCACACTGGACGTAAATCTCACCGGGGTCTTTTTGTGTTCGCAAGTCGTTGCACGCCAGATGGTCAACCAGGGGCTGGGCGGTGCGATTGTGAACATGGCTTCGACAAATGGACTGGTCGGCGAGATTGGGCTAACGCCGTATAACTCTTCCAAGTTTGGCGTCGTGGGAATGACGATGACGCTGGCGCTTGAACTGGCTCCGTACAACATCCGCGTCAACGCCGCCGCGCCAGGAATGATCGCAACCAAGCTTTCACGCGCCGTGTTGGACGCCGATCCAGTGCTGGGCCAGGCATATCTGCGCGACAAAATCCCGATGGCTCGCTTCGGTACGCCGGATGAAGTCGCCGCCGTCGTGGCGTTTCTGGCTTCAGAAGATGCGAGCTTTGTGACAGGGCATGCGCTGGTGGTAGATGGCGGGCAATTGACGTTTTAA
- a CDS encoding BMP family ABC transporter substrate-binding protein has product MSVSKQLFCLLVVLAYLNAGCATREVVAEADSKKAKVGIVYDIGGKDDRSFNAAAYQGMLRAKKDLPIVLRDVEPGDPTSIEPAIRAFAQYGYNLITGVGFTQGPILEAVAKDYPQLHFVIIDSVVEAPNVASLLFKEHEGSFLVGMIAAATNKTGTIGFVGGMDIPLIRKFAKGYEEGALYVNPQIKVVQNYVGITDAAWNNPGKGRELANSQYEQGADVIFAAAGNSGLGVFDAAESYKKYVIGVDANQNWVKPGYVLTSMIKRIENAVYSVVQEEVAGKFKPGVHIYGLENDGVGYALDEYNKALIPPSVIERVEQARKDIIAGKIKVTDVMAAK; this is encoded by the coding sequence ATGTCCGTTTCCAAGCAACTGTTTTGTTTGTTGGTCGTCCTCGCCTATCTGAATGCAGGCTGTGCTACGCGCGAAGTTGTCGCCGAAGCCGACAGCAAGAAAGCCAAAGTCGGTATCGTCTATGACATCGGCGGCAAAGACGACCGCTCGTTCAACGCGGCGGCCTATCAGGGAATGCTGCGCGCCAAAAAAGATTTGCCGATTGTCTTGCGTGATGTAGAGCCGGGCGATCCGACTTCGATTGAACCGGCGATTCGGGCTTTTGCGCAATACGGCTACAATCTGATTACGGGCGTAGGCTTCACGCAGGGGCCAATTTTGGAGGCGGTGGCGAAAGATTATCCGCAACTGCATTTCGTCATCATTGATTCGGTGGTCGAAGCGCCCAACGTCGCCAGCCTGTTGTTCAAAGAGCACGAAGGTTCATTCCTGGTTGGGATGATCGCGGCGGCGACCAATAAAACCGGGACGATTGGCTTTGTCGGCGGCATGGACATTCCGCTCATCCGCAAGTTTGCCAAGGGCTACGAAGAGGGCGCGCTCTACGTCAATCCGCAAATCAAGGTTGTGCAGAATTACGTGGGCATCACCGACGCCGCCTGGAACAATCCGGGCAAGGGGCGCGAGTTGGCGAATTCGCAATACGAACAGGGTGCGGACGTGATCTTTGCGGCGGCGGGCAATTCGGGTCTGGGCGTGTTCGACGCGGCAGAGAGTTACAAGAAATACGTCATCGGTGTGGACGCGAATCAGAACTGGGTCAAGCCGGGTTATGTGCTGACCAGCATGATCAAACGCATCGAAAACGCCGTCTACAGCGTCGTGCAGGAAGAAGTCGCGGGCAAATTCAAACCGGGCGTGCATATTTACGGGTTGGAAAACGACGGCGTCGGCTATGCGCTGGATGAATACAACAAGGCGCTGATTCCGCCGAGCGTGATCGAGCGCGTCGAACAAGCGCGCAAAGACATTATCGCGGGCAAGATCAAGGTGACGGATGTGATGGCGGCGAAGTAA
- a CDS encoding DUF3320 domain-containing protein, whose translation MTDPIRFRLEAWKRKLIDLTKRNRLLNFKPTRVTTIRIIDELPTEVFRTLWLQNQTMTFQPNSAPAGRNATAFDPAADLLELEESEESAETFTQADRALLAGRHTDKRLQTKLFAEQLATNLLRLYQNAVSLLEEQGVNALYLTLGMLEWQESVASEVTLKAPLLLLPVELVRQNARSLFTLKTTQDDPLLNPALVEKLRHDFRLALPSLPETFEDFEPQSYFAQLQESLAAQPGWRITNEINLGLFTFQKFVMYKDLENNDAAYANHPVIQALCLGKSVRAQPLPEHLLDAKLDEALPPETTLQVLDADSSQQRALLAVQAGKDLVIEGPPGTGKSQTITNLVTEALAAGQRILFVSEKMAALEVVYNRLAAAGLQDYCLQLHSNKANKRAVLDELGRALDSPRSPNHTHDEQLKRLGVLRAELNDYAAALHTPFGKLAATPYEAFGEFDRHLSAPIVNAEIKGLADCDRAALERTCRELTELVARINATGAPDTHPWRDSTLQNLNGAQEDELREVLRQATAWLNYLGGLSQQFADELGAACPRTLGQIEVLCELALALAHSPGVSEAVLRNERWNTTSAEARELLMRGARYSQRYAALTQQFRAELLELDFAGLLVRYRAHCGSVLRFFKPAFWADRKTLRGNFQPGYQPTTNEKLLAALSEALACREDLLFLREREPLGRELFGEHWRGVESDWVQLQRLAEWVVSVRRYIIEEALQSKGITLASQRRHEQARVQERVAELRRALDITRQTIEQIRQLAALRSESELTAAAAAQLARLAARLSELGAHPAKLRAWVDYQRSLAQCWYGLAGPLLQKFFQERLSWEQLEPAFRRLFFRRWLDLVCQEQTALAHFRALTHEQRIREFQELDLNALTLARQRTLHQLARARDRELTKPERHNELVTIQREIRKRNRNLPLRQLFARAPQALLAIKPCLMMSPLSVAQFLAPKLHEFDLVVFDEASQIVPEDAVGALVRGKQAVVVGDSKQLPPTSFFSAQITAADDWEGEDAELPITDSVESVLDEFASIGFPRLRLKWHYRSRHESLIAFSNRTFYDGELLTFPAPETGVTHGGLQFDWVGGVYEGKGLNPIEARAVADAVCAHARTTPQLSLGVGTFNLRQQILIQDELEQRRRADPALEFFFTRKGEGQFFVKNLENIQGDERDVIFISVTYGPDAAGRIRHNFGPLNGANGGRRLNVIMTRAKQQLRIFSSLRGEQIDLTRAQSDGAKLLREYLLFAERGVLENLTVNPAAEMDSPFEQAVYQTLTRHGLRLVPQVGQAGYRIDFGVLDDEVPGRFIAGIECDGAAYHSAATARDRDRLRQEVLERLGWRIHRVWSTDWYYDRPAQVERLLRLIASSRRAARQAADEEQQARLREQSEIENTSVECVEAKQETAPIPQPPVEIAQSAEELSVPLYQLTPIQLLGTLEDFQLATDTTIAEVVAHIVKCEAPLHLDEAVRRVAAHWQISRAGNRIRERILEVVRLLECRQEIWLDDSFLWRKDQEEPIVRSRALTDYDFAPETICPAEFEQAILMTLRQRGPQLVNTLITESARLLGFDRAGLKLKERLTNAIQRLVAQEKLKPSAAGLQAVE comes from the coding sequence GTGACTGATCCCATTCGCTTTCGTTTGGAGGCCTGGAAACGCAAACTCATTGACCTGACCAAACGCAACCGGTTGCTCAATTTCAAGCCGACGCGCGTGACGACGATTCGCATCATTGACGAACTGCCGACAGAAGTTTTCCGCACGCTTTGGCTGCAAAATCAAACGATGACATTTCAGCCCAATTCAGCGCCAGCCGGGCGCAACGCTACCGCCTTCGATCCCGCCGCTGACTTGCTCGAATTGGAAGAATCCGAGGAGTCAGCCGAAACGTTCACGCAGGCGGATCGCGCGTTGTTGGCCGGGCGTCATACCGATAAGCGGTTGCAAACCAAGCTGTTTGCCGAACAACTTGCTACCAACCTGTTGCGGCTTTATCAAAACGCGGTGAGTTTGTTAGAAGAACAAGGCGTTAACGCACTTTATTTAACGCTGGGGATGTTGGAATGGCAGGAAAGCGTCGCGTCTGAGGTGACGTTGAAAGCGCCCCTGCTGCTTTTGCCGGTTGAATTGGTGCGACAGAATGCGCGCAGCCTTTTCACATTGAAAACTACGCAAGATGACCCGCTGCTCAATCCAGCCCTGGTGGAAAAACTGCGGCATGATTTTCGCTTGGCGTTACCGTCATTGCCCGAGACTTTTGAAGACTTCGAGCCGCAATCCTACTTTGCACAACTGCAAGAGAGCTTGGCGGCGCAGCCTGGTTGGCGTATCACGAATGAGATCAATCTTGGCCTGTTCACCTTTCAGAAGTTCGTGATGTACAAGGACCTGGAAAACAACGATGCAGCCTATGCCAATCACCCTGTCATTCAAGCTCTTTGTCTCGGCAAAAGCGTTCGGGCGCAGCCTTTGCCAGAACATCTCCTGGACGCCAAGCTTGACGAAGCGTTGCCCCCTGAAACGACCTTGCAAGTGCTGGATGCCGATTCCAGCCAGCAACGCGCTTTGTTGGCAGTGCAAGCTGGCAAAGATTTGGTGATTGAAGGGCCGCCTGGCACCGGCAAATCACAAACGATCACCAACCTAGTTACTGAGGCACTAGCCGCTGGCCAACGTATCTTGTTTGTCAGCGAGAAGATGGCGGCGCTGGAAGTTGTTTATAACCGGTTGGCCGCCGCCGGGTTACAAGATTATTGCCTGCAACTGCATAGCAACAAGGCCAACAAACGCGCGGTGCTGGATGAACTTGGGCGGGCACTCGACAGTCCGCGCAGCCCCAACCATACGCATGATGAGCAATTGAAGCGGTTGGGTGTGTTGCGTGCAGAGTTGAATGACTACGCTGCCGCGTTGCACACGCCTTTCGGCAAACTCGCCGCTACTCCCTACGAGGCCTTCGGCGAGTTCGACCGTCACCTCAGCGCGCCAATCGTCAATGCGGAGATCAAAGGGCTGGCGGATTGTGACCGCGCTGCGCTTGAGCGCACCTGTCGCGAACTGACAGAGCTTGTGGCGCGGATCAATGCAACTGGAGCACCCGACACGCATCCCTGGCGCGACAGTACGTTGCAAAACCTCAACGGAGCGCAGGAGGACGAACTGCGTGAAGTCCTGAGGCAGGCCACGGCCTGGCTGAATTATCTGGGCGGTCTCAGTCAGCAGTTTGCCGATGAGCTTGGCGCCGCATGTCCACGCACATTGGGGCAGATTGAAGTGCTCTGTGAATTGGCGCTGGCCCTGGCGCATTCGCCTGGCGTCAGCGAAGCGGTGTTGCGCAATGAGCGTTGGAACACCACTTCGGCAGAAGCCCGCGAATTATTGATGCGCGGAGCACGTTACAGCCAGCGCTACGCCGCGCTCACGCAACAGTTTCGGGCGGAGTTGCTGGAGCTGGATTTCGCCGGTTTGCTGGTGCGTTACCGCGCACATTGCGGCAGTGTGTTGCGCTTCTTCAAACCGGCTTTTTGGGCGGATCGCAAAACCTTGCGCGGTAATTTTCAACCGGGTTATCAACCCACCACGAATGAAAAGCTGCTGGCGGCATTGAGCGAGGCGCTAGCTTGTCGTGAAGACCTACTCTTTCTGCGCGAACGTGAGCCGCTGGGCCGCGAATTGTTCGGCGAGCATTGGCGCGGCGTGGAAAGCGATTGGGTGCAACTCCAGCGTTTGGCCGAATGGGTGGTCAGCGTGCGGCGCTACATCATCGAAGAAGCTTTGCAAAGTAAAGGCATCACGCTAGCGTCGCAGCGCCGCCACGAACAGGCGCGCGTGCAGGAGCGCGTCGCCGAACTCCGGCGCGCGTTGGACATAACACGCCAGACGATTGAGCAGATTCGGCAGCTTGCGGCGTTGCGTTCGGAGAGCGAGTTGACCGCCGCCGCCGCCGCGCAATTGGCGCGGTTGGCGGCACGGTTATCCGAACTGGGCGCGCATCCTGCGAAGTTGCGGGCCTGGGTGGATTATCAGCGCAGCCTGGCGCAATGCTGGTATGGCCTAGCTGGGCCGTTGTTGCAGAAATTTTTTCAGGAACGGTTGTCATGGGAACAACTCGAACCTGCCTTTCGCCGCTTGTTCTTCCGGCGTTGGCTCGACTTGGTTTGCCAGGAGCAGACGGCGCTGGCGCACTTTCGCGCGCTCACGCACGAACAACGCATCCGCGAGTTTCAGGAGCTTGACCTCAACGCGCTGACGCTGGCGCGGCAACGCACTTTGCATCAACTCGCGCGTGCGCGTGATCGCGAGTTGACCAAACCGGAGCGCCATAACGAATTGGTCACGATTCAACGCGAAATTCGGAAACGCAATCGCAATTTGCCGCTGCGGCAGCTTTTTGCGCGTGCGCCCCAAGCGTTGTTGGCGATTAAGCCTTGTCTGATGATGAGTCCGCTTTCGGTTGCCCAGTTTCTCGCGCCCAAGCTACACGAATTCGATTTGGTCGTCTTCGATGAAGCTAGCCAGATTGTGCCGGAAGACGCCGTGGGTGCGCTCGTGCGTGGTAAACAGGCCGTCGTGGTGGGCGACAGCAAACAATTGCCGCCCACCAGTTTCTTTTCGGCGCAGATTACGGCAGCCGATGACTGGGAGGGCGAAGATGCTGAGTTGCCGATTACTGACAGCGTGGAAAGCGTGCTAGACGAATTCGCCAGCATCGGCTTTCCACGACTGCGGTTGAAATGGCATTACCGCAGTCGGCACGAATCGCTGATTGCCTTTTCCAACCGCACTTTTTATGACGGCGAGTTGCTGACCTTTCCCGCGCCGGAAACAGGCGTGACGCATGGCGGTTTGCAGTTCGATTGGGTCGGCGGTGTTTATGAAGGCAAAGGCCTCAACCCGATCGAAGCCCGCGCGGTGGCGGATGCCGTTTGCGCACATGCGCGCACCACGCCGCAACTCTCGCTAGGCGTTGGCACCTTCAATTTGCGGCAGCAGATTTTGATTCAGGATGAATTGGAGCAGCGGCGGCGCGCCGATCCCGCACTCGAATTCTTCTTCACGCGCAAAGGCGAGGGGCAGTTTTTCGTCAAGAATCTGGAGAACATCCAGGGCGACGAACGCGATGTGATCTTTATCAGCGTCACTTACGGCCCAGATGCCGCCGGGCGCATCCGCCACAATTTCGGCCCGCTCAACGGCGCGAACGGCGGACGGCGCTTGAACGTGATTATGACGCGCGCCAAACAGCAACTGCGTATCTTTTCCTCTTTGCGCGGCGAACAGATTGATCTGACGCGTGCTCAAAGTGACGGCGCGAAACTATTACGCGAATACTTGCTCTTTGCCGAGCGTGGCGTCTTGGAGAACCTGACTGTCAACCCCGCCGCTGAAATGGATTCGCCCTTCGAGCAAGCGGTTTATCAAACGCTGACACGGCATGGACTGCGGCTCGTGCCTCAGGTTGGACAAGCAGGCTATCGCATAGATTTTGGCGTGCTGGATGACGAGGTGCCCGGCAGATTTATTGCGGGTATCGAATGTGACGGCGCGGCCTATCACAGTGCTGCCACGGCGCGTGACCGCGACCGCTTACGGCAAGAAGTGCTCGAACGCCTTGGTTGGCGTATTCATCGAGTCTGGTCTACCGATTGGTATTACGACCGTCCAGCGCAAGTTGAACGGCTGCTCCGATTGATCGCAAGCTCGCGGCGGGCAGCGCGGCAAGCAGCGGATGAAGAACAACAAGCACGCTTGCGTGAGCAGTCCGAAATTGAAAACACGTCGGTGGAATGCGTTGAGGCAAAGCAAGAAACCGCACCAATACCCCAGCCACCAGTCGAAATCGCACAATCGGCTGAAGAATTGTCTGTGCCACTCTATCAACTGACACCCATTCAATTGCTCGGCACACTGGAAGACTTCCAGCTTGCGACTGATACGACAATTGCCGAAGTAGTAGCGCACATTGTGAAGTGCGAAGCACCGCTCCACCTTGATGAAGCGGTGCGCCGCGTTGCCGCACACTGGCAAATCAGCCGCGCCGGAAATCGCATTCGAGAACGCATTCTCGAGGTCGTGCGGTTGCTCGAATGCCGGCAGGAAATCTGGCTAGACGACAGCTTTCTGTGGCGCAAAGACCAAGAGGAGCCAATCGTGCGCTCACGCGCATTGACTGACTATGACTTTGCGCCAGAAACCATCTGTCCGGCGGAATTCGAGCAAGCGATTTTGATGACGTTGCGCCAGCGTGGGCCACAGTTGGTCAATACGCTCATTACCGAAAGCGCACGGCTGCTTGGTTTTGACCGGGCTGGGCTAAAGCTGAAAGAGCGGCTTACGAACGCTATCCAGCGCTTGGTGGCACAAGAAAAGCTGAAGCCGAGTGCTGCTGGCTTGCAAGCTGTAGAGTAA
- a CDS encoding ABC transporter ATP-binding protein, protein MTTNIIEMRGITKRFGAVLANKNIKLAIPANTIHAIVGENGAGKSTIMKILYGFYTADEGEIVLDGQPRAIRTPHDAIALGVGMVHQHFMLVPPMTVLENIVLGAEPGNAMRIDFKKAEAEISQLARDFGFNLDLHAKVEDLSVGQQQRIEVLKALYRGARILILDEPTAVLTPPEVEEFFKILRSMREQGKTIIIITHKLNEVLALSDNVTVMRDGQVVGGRKTSETDAAELARLMVGRDVLLRVEKEPAQPKAVVLSVKHLKLGSALNDISFDVRAGEIVGIAGVEGNGQTELIEVLSGLQHAANGSLTLGGQELNRLSARAIKELGIAHIPEDRHARGLLLEFDLADNTILGTHYRAPAANAFGLLDDDAIVAKAERLIRDFDVRPPNAALPARALSGGNQQKLIIGREFDLQPKLLLVSQPTRGVDIGAIEFIHRKLIGLRDAGAAILLVSAELEEVLSLSDRVLVMYQGRIVGEVDPQTAAQEEIGLLMTGGKRK, encoded by the coding sequence ATGACTACCAACATCATCGAAATGCGCGGCATCACCAAACGCTTCGGCGCGGTGCTGGCCAACAAAAATATCAAGCTCGCCATCCCGGCCAACACCATCCACGCCATCGTGGGCGAAAACGGCGCGGGCAAATCCACGATCATGAAAATCCTGTACGGCTTTTATACCGCCGACGAGGGCGAGATCGTGCTTGACGGCCAGCCGCGCGCGATTCGCACGCCGCACGACGCCATCGCGTTGGGCGTGGGAATGGTGCATCAGCATTTCATGCTGGTGCCGCCGATGACCGTGCTCGAAAACATCGTGCTGGGCGCGGAACCGGGCAATGCCATGCGCATTGATTTCAAAAAGGCTGAGGCGGAGATCAGCCAGCTAGCGCGCGATTTTGGCTTCAACCTCGACCTGCACGCCAAAGTCGAAGACCTCTCGGTCGGTCAGCAACAGCGTATCGAAGTGCTGAAGGCGCTCTATCGCGGCGCGCGCATTTTGATTTTGGACGAACCGACCGCCGTGCTGACGCCGCCAGAGGTCGAAGAGTTTTTCAAAATCCTGCGCTCAATGAGAGAGCAGGGCAAAACGATCATCATCATCACGCACAAGCTGAACGAAGTGCTTGCGCTCAGCGACAACGTCACCGTGATGCGCGACGGCCAGGTCGTGGGTGGACGCAAGACCAGCGAGACCGATGCCGCCGAGTTGGCGCGGTTGATGGTTGGACGCGATGTGCTCTTGCGCGTGGAAAAGGAACCCGCGCAACCCAAGGCCGTCGTGCTGAGCGTCAAGCACTTGAAACTCGGCAGCGCCCTGAATGACATTTCGTTTGATGTCCGCGCCGGTGAAATCGTCGGCATCGCGGGCGTCGAAGGCAACGGCCAGACCGAATTGATCGAAGTGCTATCTGGGTTGCAACACGCCGCCAACGGCAGCCTGACGCTGGGCGGGCAGGAACTCAACCGGTTATCGGCCCGCGCTATCAAAGAACTGGGCATCGCGCACATTCCCGAAGACCGCCACGCGCGCGGCTTGCTGCTCGAATTCGATCTGGCCGACAACACGATCCTGGGCACGCATTACCGCGCTCCGGCGGCGAATGCGTTTGGTCTGTTGGATGACGACGCCATCGTGGCGAAGGCAGAACGGCTGATCCGCGATTTTGATGTGCGTCCGCCCAATGCGGCCTTGCCCGCGCGCGCGCTGTCGGGCGGCAACCAGCAGAAACTCATCATCGGGCGTGAATTCGATTTGCAACCCAAACTGCTGTTGGTCTCGCAACCGACGCGCGGCGTTGACATCGGCGCCATCGAATTCATCCACCGCAAGTTGATTGGCCTGCGCGATGCGGGCGCGGCGATCCTGCTGGTCTCGGCGGAATTGGAAGAAGTGCTCTCGCTCTCTGACCGCGTGCTGGTGATGTACCAGGGCCGCATCGTCGGCGAAGTTGATCCGCAAACAGCCGCACAAGAAGAGATCGGGTTGTTGATGACGGGCGGGAAACGTAAGTGA
- a CDS encoding serine/threonine protein kinase, translating into MTPERYAQINQLFNDALALAADQRAGFLRQASAGDEELQRQAERLLAAHEQAEGFLEPAALADAARVFYEVLQVPTAQRADFLQKACGGSAALQQAVERMLQGREKVNGLLDQPDLAALAQAAVEAEPDPLCGQQLGHYEIIRRIGAGGMGEVYLARDFALDRQVALKILPLEFTRDPDRLHRFAREAKAASALNHPNIITIYEIGVAQTADGELHFIATEFIEGQTLRQRQQAKPLSIAEALDAAIQTAAALNAAHQAGIIHRDIKPENLMLRPDGYLKVLDFGLARINKATAVPGDDSTTRRFLETHPGVVMGTLAYMSPEQARGERVDGRTDLWSLGVVLYELLAGTRPFTAATLPDLMVALLDREPAPLAQHLPDAAPELAAAVQKALAKDTVLRFQSAQEFGQALKELRRSVDEAAAPAPVRERAAQLSDAPTRTFAKQPAVAEIEEAETLPAAPKATQAQPVNVSTQPIRAARRWHKWLPLALVLALGGGLAAWRWLGVAPAREPAPALTQAPNVPERSLRYWLTVQKVRNEQEIGPPLVATSDEPFENDWKFRFGFSSPQDGYVYAINEGPGERGQTRLIKLFPWKDESAQLPANAERLTGNNNFDQNKGTEKIWLVWAKSAMPVLDAVKTVIVSDPAQAEAIRQFLSQHEREQAESVTDPQSKQTTLRGRGETLVKAILLKHQ; encoded by the coding sequence ATGACCCCGGAACGCTACGCACAGATCAATCAACTCTTCAACGACGCCTTGGCGCTGGCGGCGGATCAACGCGCCGGCTTTTTGCGGCAAGCCAGCGCGGGCGACGAAGAATTACAGCGCCAGGCCGAACGTTTGCTAGCCGCGCACGAACAAGCAGAGGGCTTTCTCGAACCTGCTGCATTGGCCGATGCAGCGCGCGTGTTTTATGAAGTGTTACAGGTGCCCACCGCGCAGCGCGCTGACTTTTTGCAAAAAGCCTGTGGCGGGAGCGCCGCGTTACAACAGGCGGTCGAACGTATGTTGCAAGGCCGTGAAAAGGTAAATGGTTTGCTCGATCAGCCTGACTTGGCCGCCCTGGCGCAGGCCGCCGTTGAGGCGGAGCCAGACCCGCTGTGCGGCCAGCAACTCGGTCATTACGAAATCATCCGGCGCATCGGCGCGGGCGGCATGGGTGAAGTTTATCTGGCGCGCGATTTCGCGCTGGATCGGCAGGTCGCGCTCAAAATTTTGCCGCTCGAATTCACGCGCGACCCCGACCGCTTGCACCGCTTTGCGCGCGAAGCCAAAGCCGCCAGCGCGCTCAATCATCCCAACATCATTACGATTTACGAAATCGGCGTTGCCCAGACCGCTGACGGCGAGCTGCATTTCATCGCCACCGAATTCATCGAAGGCCAAACCCTGCGTCAGCGGCAACAAGCCAAACCGCTGAGCATTGCCGAAGCGCTGGATGCGGCCATTCAAACGGCGGCGGCGCTCAATGCCGCGCATCAAGCGGGCATCATTCACCGCGACATCAAACCCGAAAACCTGATGCTGCGCCCGGACGGTTACCTGAAAGTGCTCGATTTCGGCTTGGCGCGCATCAACAAAGCGACTGCCGTGCCCGGCGATGATTCGACCACGCGCCGCTTTTTAGAAACGCATCCCGGCGTGGTGATGGGCACGCTCGCGTATATGTCGCCCGAACAGGCGCGCGGCGAGCGCGTGGACGGACGCACAGACCTGTGGAGCCTGGGCGTGGTGCTTTATGAATTGCTAGCGGGCACGCGGCCTTTCACCGCCGCGACCTTGCCCGACTTGATGGTGGCGCTCTTGGATCGTGAACCGGCACCGCTGGCGCAACATCTGCCGGACGCCGCGCCGGAGTTGGCGGCGGCGGTGCAAAAGGCGTTGGCGAAAGACACCGTGTTGCGCTTTCAATCCGCCCAGGAATTCGGGCAGGCGTTAAAAGAATTGCGGCGGTCGGTGGATGAAGCCGCTGCACCCGCGCCCGTGCGCGAACGGGCTGCGCAGTTATCCGATGCGCCGACGCGCACCTTTGCCAAACAGCCTGCGGTGGCGGAGATTGAAGAAGCGGAAACATTGCCCGCTGCGCCAAAAGCGACGCAAGCGCAACCCGTCAACGTTTCAACGCAACCGATACGCGCCGCGCGCCGTTGGCATAAGTGGTTACCGCTGGCGTTGGTGTTGGCGCTGGGCGGCGGTCTGGCGGCGTGGCGCTGGCTGGGGGTTGCGCCAGCGCGGGAGCCTGCACCCGCTTTGACGCAGGCTCCCAATGTGCCGGAGCGTAGCTTGCGTTATTGGCTCACGGTTCAGAAAGTTCGCAATGAGCAGGAAATTGGCCCACCGCTCGTTGCCACGAGCGACGAGCCGTTTGAAAATGACTGGAAATTCCGGTTCGGCTTCAGCAGCCCGCAGGACGGCTATGTGTACGCCATCAATGAAGGGCCGGGGGAGCGCGGGCAAACCCGCCTGATCAAGCTTTTTCCGTGGAAGGATGAATCCGCGCAATTGCCCGCGAACGCTGAGCGACTCACCGGCAATAACAACTTTGATCAAAACAAAGGGACTGAGAAAATCTGGCTGGTCTGGGCCAAGTCAGCCATGCCAGTATTGGATGCGGTGAAAACCGTGATCGTCAGCGATCCGGCGCAGGCCGAAGCCATTCGCCAGTTCTTATCTCAGCACGAGCGCGAACAGGCGGAAAGCGTGACCGATCCGCAAAGCAAGCAGACCACTTTGCGCGGGCGCGGCGAGACGTTGGTGAAAGCCATTTTGTTGAAGCATCAATAG
- a CDS encoding sigma-70 family RNA polymerase sigma factor, producing MPEEITQLLQRWGAGEAAALDRLLPLVYDELRQLARSYMRRQAVNHSLQPTALVHEAWLRLGRQQAGDWQNRVQFFALAAKVMRNVLVDHVRQHAAEKRGGAQELLSLRHAEQQGQETEFELLALDEALQRLAALNAQHAHIVELRFFGGLTIDETAQVLGISHATVERGWHAARAWLFSELQR from the coding sequence ATGCCAGAAGAAATCACACAACTCTTGCAACGTTGGGGCGCGGGCGAAGCGGCGGCGCTGGATCGCTTGCTGCCGCTGGTGTATGACGAATTGCGGCAGTTGGCGCGTTCGTATATGCGTCGGCAGGCGGTGAATCATTCGTTGCAACCGACGGCGCTGGTGCATGAGGCGTGGCTGCGGCTTGGCCGGCAACAAGCGGGCGACTGGCAAAATCGCGTGCAGTTTTTTGCGCTGGCCGCCAAGGTGATGCGCAACGTGCTGGTTGATCACGTGCGCCAGCACGCAGCCGAAAAGCGCGGTGGCGCGCAAGAGTTGCTTTCCTTGCGCCACGCCGAACAGCAGGGCCAGGAGACCGAGTTCGAGTTGCTGGCCTTGGATGAAGCCTTGCAACGGCTGGCGGCTCTGAATGCGCAACACGCTCACATCGTCGAGTTGCGCTTTTTCGGCGGCTTGACCATTGACGAGACGGCGCAGGTGTTGGGCATTTCGCACGCGACGGTCGAGCGCGGCTGGCACGCGGCGCGCGCTTGGCTTTTCAGCGAATTGCAGCGTTAG